One segment of Falco peregrinus isolate bFalPer1 chromosome 4, bFalPer1.pri, whole genome shotgun sequence DNA contains the following:
- the BCL9 gene encoding B-cell CLL/lymphoma 9 protein isoform X2: MHSSNPKVRNSPSGNTQSPKSKQEVMVRPPTVMSPSGNPQLDSKFSNQGKQGGSTSQSQPSPCDPKSGGHPPKVLPGPGGSMGLKNGAGNGAKGKGKRERSISADSFEQREAGTPHDDPEIKDCNSADHVKSQESQHTPHSMTPSNASAPRSSTPSHGLTASLEPASGQKTPSKVVYVFSTEMANKAAEAVLKGQVETIVSFHIQNISNSKAERNTVPLNPQITALRTEPKPLPQPQPPTAQDQNPPQNAKMQPTPPVSAPVSKSTGPPCPIDQDSPSVESKVMSVGSPANSTPLQTEGFGQSSTPNNRAVSPVSQGSNSSAADPKGPPQPVSGGDPSSLGENPDGLSQEQLEHRERSLQTLRDIQRMLFPDEKEFAGGQSGGPPPNAGVLDGPQKKPEGPIQAMMAQSQSLGKGSGSRTDGGAPFGPQGHRDMPFSPDEMGPPPMNSQSGPIGPDHLDHMTPEQVAWLKLQQEFYEEKRRKQEQVVVQQCSLQDMMVHQHGPRGVVRGPPPPYQMTPGEGWGPGGPEPFPEGMNMSHSLPPRGMAPHPNVPGSQMRLPGFAGMMNPDMEGPSVPNPASRPGLSGVSWPDDVPKIPDGRNFPPGQGVFSGPGRGERFPNPQGLPEELYQQQLAEKQMGLPPGLNMEGIRPGMEINRMMPSQRHMEPGNNPIFPRMPVEGPMSPSRGDFPKGIPPQMASSRELEFGMGPSSMKGDMGMNVSMGSNPPLVPQKLREAGVGPEEMMKLRPGVSEMLSSQQKMVPLPFGEHPQQEYGMGPRPFLPMSQGPGVGLRNLREQIGPDQRTNNRLSHMPPLPLNPTSNPNSLNTAPPAQRSLGRKPLDISAAGQVHSPGINPLKSPTMRQVQSPMMGSPSGNLKSPQTPSQLAGMLAGPTAAAAAASIKSPPVLGSAAASPVHLKSPSLPAPSPGWTSSPKPPLQSPGIPPNHKASLTMSSPAMLGNVESGGPPPSTVSQSAPVTLPGNLPSSSPYTMPPEPTLSQNPLSIMMSRMSKFAMPSSTPLYHDAIKTVASSDDDSPPARSPNLPPMNSVPGMGINSQNPRISGPNPVGPMPTLSPMGMTQPLSHNNQMPSPNAMGPNIPPHGVPVGPGLMSHNPMMGHGSQESPMVPQGRLGFPQGFPPVQSPPQQVPFPHNGPSGGQGNFPAGMGFHGEGPLGRPTNLPQSSTDPALCKTGGPGGPDSFTVLGNNMPSVFTDPELQEVIRPGATGIPEFDLSRIIPSEKPSQTLQYFPRGEVPGRKQPQGPGPGFSHMQGMIGEQTPRMGLTLPGMGGPGPVGTPDIPLGTAPSMPGHNPMRPPAFLQQGMMGPHHRMMSPAQTAMPGQPALMSNPVAAVGMIPGKDRAPAGLYSHPGPVGSPGMMMSMQGMMGPQQNIMIPPQMRPRGMAADVGMGGFSQGPGNPGNMMF, from the exons ATGCATTCCAGTAACCCCAAAGTGAGGAACTCCCCGTCAGGCAACACACAGAG CCCCAAATCAAAGCAGGAGGTGATGGTCCGTCCCCCTACAGTGATGTCCCCGTCTGGCAACCCCCAGCTGGATTCCAAATTTTCCAACCAGGGCAAACAAGGGGGCTCCaccagccaatcccagccctctccctgtgACCCCAAAAGTGGAGGTCACCCCCCTAAAGTGCTCCCTGGCCCAGGTGGGAGCATGGGGCTGAAGAATGGGGCTGGAAATGGTGccaaggggaaggggaagagagagaggagcaTTTCGGCAGACTCCTTTGAACAGAGGGAAGCTGGGACTCCTCATGATGACCCTGAAATCAAAG ACTGCAATTCTGCTGATCATGTGAAGTCCCAGGAGTCTCAACACACACCACACTCCATGACTCCTTCGAATGCTTCAGCCCCAAGGTCTTCCACACCTTCTCATGGCCTGACTGCCTCTTTGGAGCCAGCAAGTGGGCAGAAGACTCCATCCAAAGTGGTTTACGTCTTTTCTACTGAGATGGCCAACAA GGCTGCAGAAGCTGTGCTGAAGGGACAGGTGGAAACCATTGTGTCCTTTCATATCCAGAACATCTCAAACAGCAAGGCGGAACGAAATACTGTACCCTTG AACCCCCAGATCACTGCACTTCGGACTGAACCCAAGCCCCtgccgcagccccagccccccactgcCCAGGACCAGAACCCTCCCCAGAACGCCAAAATGCAGCCGACTCCACCTGTGTCAGCGCCAGTATCCAAATCCACTGGCCCCCCTTGTCCCATAGATCAGGACAGCCCCAGCGTGGAAAGCAAAGTGATGTCTGTGGGCAGCCCTGCCAACTCTACCCCGTTGCAGACAGAAGGATTTGGACAAAGTTCAACCCCCAATAACCGAGCAGTTAGCCCAGTTTCCCAAGGTAGCAATAGCtccgctgcagaccccaaagGTCCTCCCCAGCCGGTGTCTGGTGGGGATCCGTCCAGTTTGGGCGAGAATCCAGACGGACTGTcgcaggagcagctggagcatcGAGAGCGCTCGTTGCAGACCCTGAGAGACATACAGCGCATGCTCTTCCCTGACGAGAAGGAGTTTGCGGGAGGGCAAAGTGGGGGGCCACCCCCAAATGCTGGGGTGCTGGATGGTCCCCAAAAGAAACCTGAAGGGCCGATACAGGCCATGATGGCTCAATCCCAAAGTTTAGGCAAAGGGTCAGGGTCTCGGACAGACGGAGGGGCTCCGTTTGGCCCTCAAGGACACAGGGACATGCCTTTTTCCCCAGATGAAATGGGGCCACCACCAATGAACTCCCAGTCAGGACCCATAGGCCCAGACCACTTGGACCACATGACTCCTGAGCAGGTGGCCTGGCtcaagctgcagcaggagtTTTAcgaggagaaaagaagaaagcaagagcaGGTGGTTGTGCAGCAGTGTTCCCTGCAGGACATGATGGTCCACCAGCACGGGCCTCGTGGGGTGGTCCGAGGCCCTCCCCCTCCCTACCAGATGAcccctggggagggctggggacctGGGGGTCCAGAGCCCTTCCCTGAAGGCATGAACATGTCGCACTCTCTGCCCCCCAGGGGCATGGCTCCTCATCCGAATGTGCCCGGGAGCCAGATGCGCCTGCCTGGTTTTGCAGGAATGATGAACCCTGACATGGAGGGCCCCAGTGTCCCGAATCCCGCCTCCCGGCCTGGGCTTTCGGGAGTTAGTTGGCCAGACGACGTGCCAAAAATCCCAGATGGCCGAAACTTCCCTCCTGGCCAGGGTGTCTTCAGCGGCCCTGGCCGAGGGGAGCGGTTCCCCAACCCGCAGGGCCTGCCTGAAGAGCTCTATCAGCAGCAGCTGGCGGAGAAGCAGATGGGCCTCCCTCCTGGCCTGAACATGGAAGGCATCAGGCCTGGCATGGAGATAAACAGAATGATGCCCTCCCAGAGACACATGGAGCCTGGGAACAACCCCATCTTCCCTCGCATGCCGGTGGAAGGGCCGATGAGCCCCTCCAGGGGGGACTTCCCGAAAGGAATACCCCCACAAATGGCCTCTAGCAGGGAGCTGGAGTTCGGGATGGGTCCCAGCAGCATGAAGGGGGACATGGGCATGAATGTCAGCATGGGGTCCAACCCACCCCTGGTCCCTCAGAAGCTGAGGGAGGCAGGAGTCGGGCCAGAAGAGATGATGAAACTGCGCCCCGGTGTCTCGGAGATGCTCTCCTCGCAGCAGAAAATGGTGCCACTGCCGTTTGGGGAGCACCCGCAGCAGGAGTATGGCATGGGTCCCAGGCCTTTCCTTCCCATGTCTCAGGGCCCAGGAGTCGGTCTCCGAAATCTCAGAGAACAGATCGGGCCTGACCAAAGGACTAACAACCGGCTCAGCCACATGCCGCCACTACCTCTCAATCCCACCAGTAACCCTAATAGCCTCAACACTGCTCCCCCTGCGCAGCGGAGCCTCGGCCGCAAGCCCTTGGATATCTCCGCAGCCGGTCAGGTGCATTCGCCAGGAATCAACCCCCTGAAGTCTCCCACGATGCGCCAGGTCCAGTCTCCCATGATGGGGTCTCCCTCGGGGAACCTCAAGTCTCCTCAGACAccctcccagctggcaggaatGCTTGCGGGCCCCACTGCCGCAGCTGCCGCTGCTTCCATTAAGTCCCCCCCTGTCTTGgggtctgctgctgcttctcctgtccACCTCAAGTCTCCGTCTCTCCCTGCACCTTCTCCCGGATGGACCTCATCTCCAAAGCCTCCTTTGCAGAGCCCCGGGATTCCCCCAAACCACAAGGCATCTCTCACCATGTCTTCCCCAGCCATGCTGGGGAACGTGGAGTCGG GTGGTCCACCTCCTTCCACAGTTAGCCAGTCTGCTCCTGTGACTCTCCCTGGAAATCTTCCCTCTAGCAGTCCTTACACAATGCCCCCGGAGCCGACCCTCTCCCAGAATCCCCTTTCCATTATGATGTCCAGGATGTCCAAATTTGCCATGCCCAGCTCTACACCGCTCTATCACGATGCCATCAAAACTGTGGCCAGCTCGGATGATGACTCCCCTCCAGCACGCTCCCCAAACTTACCACCTATGAACAGCGTACCAG GAATGGGCATTAATTCTCAGAATCCTCGAATTTCAGGTCCAAACCCAGTGGGTCCAATGCCAACCCTTAGCCCAATGGGAATGACCCAGCCTCTTTCCCATAACAACCAGATGCCCTCTCCAAATGCTATGGGACCCAATATACCTCCTCATGGGGTTCCCGTGGGACCCGGCCTGATGTCACACAACCCAATGATGGGGCACGGTTCCCAGGAGTCTCCAATGGTACCTCAAGGACgcctgggcttcccacaggggTTCCCTCCTGTACAGTCCCCTCCGCAGCAGGTGCCATTTCCACACAACGGGCCCAGCGGTGGACAAGGCAACTTCCCAGCAGGAATGGGCTTCCACGGAGAAGGACCTCTGGGGCGTCCTACCAACCTGCCCCAAAGTTCGACAGATCCAGCACTTTGCAAGACTGGAGGCCCTGGCGGTCCAGACTCCTTCACTGTTCTTGGAAACAATATGCCTTCGGTTTTCACTGatccagagctgcaggaggtgatCCGTCCTGGAGCCACGGGAATACCCGAGTTTGACCTGTCCAGGATTATCCCGTCGGAGAAGCCTAGCCAGACACTACAGTATTTCCCTCGTGGGGAGGTGCCCGGCCGCAAGCAGCCGCAGGGTCCTGGGCCTGGGTTCTCCCACATGCAGGGGATGATAGGAGAGCAGACCCCGAGGATGGGACTAACATTGCCTGGCATGGGGGGCCCCGGGCCAGTGGGAACTCCAGATATCCCTCTTGGGACGGCTCCATCCATGCCAGGTCATAACCCGATGAGGCCgcctgccttcctgcagcaAGGCATGATGGGGCCGCACCACCGCATGATGTCACCAGCACAGACGGCGATGCCTGGCCAGCCCGCGCTAATGAGTAACCCTGTGGCCGCGGTGGGCATGATCCCAGGCAAGGACCGAGCCCCCGCAGGGCTGTACAGCCACCCGGGCCCTGTAGGGTCGCCTGGTATGATGATGTCAATGCAGGGCATGATGGGACCCCAACAAAACATCATGATTCCCCCCCAAATGAGGCCCCGAGGTATGGCTGCTGACGTTGGCATGGGAGGATTTAGCCAAGGCCCTGGAAACCCAGGGAACATGATGTTTTAA
- the BCL9 gene encoding B-cell CLL/lymphoma 9 protein isoform X3, whose product MHSSNPKVRNSPSGNTQSSPKSKQEVMVRPPTVMSPSGNPQLDSKFSNQGKQGGSTSQSQPSPCDPKSGGHPPKVLPGPGGSMGLKNGAGNGAKGKGKRERSISADSFEQREAGTPHDDPEIKDCNSADHVKSQESQHTPHSMTPSNASAPRSSTPSHGLTASLEPASGQKTPSKVVYVFSTEMANKAAEAVLKGQVETIVSFHIQNISNSKAERNTVPLNPQITALRTEPKPLPQPQPPTAQDQNPPQNAKMQPTPPVSAPVSKSTGPPCPIDQDSPSVESKVMSVGSPANSTPLQTEGFGQSSTPNNRAVSPVSQGSNSSAADPKGPPQPVSGGDPSSLGENPDGLSQEQLEHRERSLQTLRDIQRMLFPDEKEFAGGQSGGPPPNAGVLDGPQKKPEGPIQAMMAQSQSLGKGSGSRTDGGAPFGPQGHRDMPFSPDEMGPPPMNSQSGPIGPDHLDHMTPEQVAWLKLQQEFYEEKRRKQEQVVVQQCSLQDMMVHQHGPRGVVRGPPPPYQMTPGEGWGPGGPEPFPEGMNMSHSLPPRGMAPHPNVPGSQMRLPGFAGMMNPDMEGPSVPNPASRPGLSGVSWPDDVPKIPDGRNFPPGQGVFSGPGRGERFPNPQGLPEELYQQQLAEKQMGLPPGLNMEGIRPGMEINRMMPSQRHMEPGNNPIFPRMPVEGPMSPSRGDFPKGIPPQMASSRELEFGMGPSSMKGDMGMNVSMGSNPPLVPQKLREAGVGPEEMMKLRPGVSEMLSSQQKMVPLPFGEHPQQEYGMGPRPFLPMSQGPGVGLRNLREQIGPDQRTNNRLSHMPPLPLNPTSNPNSLNTAPPAQRSLGRKPLDISAAGQVHSPGINPLKSPTMRQVQSPMMGSPSGNLKSPQTPSQLAGMLAGPTAAAAAASIKSPPVLGSAAASPVHLKSPSLPAPSPGWTSSPKPPLQSPGIPPNHKASLTMSSPAMLGNVESVSQSAPVTLPGNLPSSSPYTMPPEPTLSQNPLSIMMSRMSKFAMPSSTPLYHDAIKTVASSDDDSPPARSPNLPPMNSVPGMGINSQNPRISGPNPVGPMPTLSPMGMTQPLSHNNQMPSPNAMGPNIPPHGVPVGPGLMSHNPMMGHGSQESPMVPQGRLGFPQGFPPVQSPPQQVPFPHNGPSGGQGNFPAGMGFHGEGPLGRPTNLPQSSTDPALCKTGGPGGPDSFTVLGNNMPSVFTDPELQEVIRPGATGIPEFDLSRIIPSEKPSQTLQYFPRGEVPGRKQPQGPGPGFSHMQGMIGEQTPRMGLTLPGMGGPGPVGTPDIPLGTAPSMPGHNPMRPPAFLQQGMMGPHHRMMSPAQTAMPGQPALMSNPVAAVGMIPGKDRAPAGLYSHPGPVGSPGMMMSMQGMMGPQQNIMIPPQMRPRGMAADVGMGGFSQGPGNPGNMMF is encoded by the exons ATGCATTCCAGTAACCCCAAAGTGAGGAACTCCCCGTCAGGCAACACACAGAG TAGCCCCAAATCAAAGCAGGAGGTGATGGTCCGTCCCCCTACAGTGATGTCCCCGTCTGGCAACCCCCAGCTGGATTCCAAATTTTCCAACCAGGGCAAACAAGGGGGCTCCaccagccaatcccagccctctccctgtgACCCCAAAAGTGGAGGTCACCCCCCTAAAGTGCTCCCTGGCCCAGGTGGGAGCATGGGGCTGAAGAATGGGGCTGGAAATGGTGccaaggggaaggggaagagagagaggagcaTTTCGGCAGACTCCTTTGAACAGAGGGAAGCTGGGACTCCTCATGATGACCCTGAAATCAAAG ACTGCAATTCTGCTGATCATGTGAAGTCCCAGGAGTCTCAACACACACCACACTCCATGACTCCTTCGAATGCTTCAGCCCCAAGGTCTTCCACACCTTCTCATGGCCTGACTGCCTCTTTGGAGCCAGCAAGTGGGCAGAAGACTCCATCCAAAGTGGTTTACGTCTTTTCTACTGAGATGGCCAACAA GGCTGCAGAAGCTGTGCTGAAGGGACAGGTGGAAACCATTGTGTCCTTTCATATCCAGAACATCTCAAACAGCAAGGCGGAACGAAATACTGTACCCTTG AACCCCCAGATCACTGCACTTCGGACTGAACCCAAGCCCCtgccgcagccccagccccccactgcCCAGGACCAGAACCCTCCCCAGAACGCCAAAATGCAGCCGACTCCACCTGTGTCAGCGCCAGTATCCAAATCCACTGGCCCCCCTTGTCCCATAGATCAGGACAGCCCCAGCGTGGAAAGCAAAGTGATGTCTGTGGGCAGCCCTGCCAACTCTACCCCGTTGCAGACAGAAGGATTTGGACAAAGTTCAACCCCCAATAACCGAGCAGTTAGCCCAGTTTCCCAAGGTAGCAATAGCtccgctgcagaccccaaagGTCCTCCCCAGCCGGTGTCTGGTGGGGATCCGTCCAGTTTGGGCGAGAATCCAGACGGACTGTcgcaggagcagctggagcatcGAGAGCGCTCGTTGCAGACCCTGAGAGACATACAGCGCATGCTCTTCCCTGACGAGAAGGAGTTTGCGGGAGGGCAAAGTGGGGGGCCACCCCCAAATGCTGGGGTGCTGGATGGTCCCCAAAAGAAACCTGAAGGGCCGATACAGGCCATGATGGCTCAATCCCAAAGTTTAGGCAAAGGGTCAGGGTCTCGGACAGACGGAGGGGCTCCGTTTGGCCCTCAAGGACACAGGGACATGCCTTTTTCCCCAGATGAAATGGGGCCACCACCAATGAACTCCCAGTCAGGACCCATAGGCCCAGACCACTTGGACCACATGACTCCTGAGCAGGTGGCCTGGCtcaagctgcagcaggagtTTTAcgaggagaaaagaagaaagcaagagcaGGTGGTTGTGCAGCAGTGTTCCCTGCAGGACATGATGGTCCACCAGCACGGGCCTCGTGGGGTGGTCCGAGGCCCTCCCCCTCCCTACCAGATGAcccctggggagggctggggacctGGGGGTCCAGAGCCCTTCCCTGAAGGCATGAACATGTCGCACTCTCTGCCCCCCAGGGGCATGGCTCCTCATCCGAATGTGCCCGGGAGCCAGATGCGCCTGCCTGGTTTTGCAGGAATGATGAACCCTGACATGGAGGGCCCCAGTGTCCCGAATCCCGCCTCCCGGCCTGGGCTTTCGGGAGTTAGTTGGCCAGACGACGTGCCAAAAATCCCAGATGGCCGAAACTTCCCTCCTGGCCAGGGTGTCTTCAGCGGCCCTGGCCGAGGGGAGCGGTTCCCCAACCCGCAGGGCCTGCCTGAAGAGCTCTATCAGCAGCAGCTGGCGGAGAAGCAGATGGGCCTCCCTCCTGGCCTGAACATGGAAGGCATCAGGCCTGGCATGGAGATAAACAGAATGATGCCCTCCCAGAGACACATGGAGCCTGGGAACAACCCCATCTTCCCTCGCATGCCGGTGGAAGGGCCGATGAGCCCCTCCAGGGGGGACTTCCCGAAAGGAATACCCCCACAAATGGCCTCTAGCAGGGAGCTGGAGTTCGGGATGGGTCCCAGCAGCATGAAGGGGGACATGGGCATGAATGTCAGCATGGGGTCCAACCCACCCCTGGTCCCTCAGAAGCTGAGGGAGGCAGGAGTCGGGCCAGAAGAGATGATGAAACTGCGCCCCGGTGTCTCGGAGATGCTCTCCTCGCAGCAGAAAATGGTGCCACTGCCGTTTGGGGAGCACCCGCAGCAGGAGTATGGCATGGGTCCCAGGCCTTTCCTTCCCATGTCTCAGGGCCCAGGAGTCGGTCTCCGAAATCTCAGAGAACAGATCGGGCCTGACCAAAGGACTAACAACCGGCTCAGCCACATGCCGCCACTACCTCTCAATCCCACCAGTAACCCTAATAGCCTCAACACTGCTCCCCCTGCGCAGCGGAGCCTCGGCCGCAAGCCCTTGGATATCTCCGCAGCCGGTCAGGTGCATTCGCCAGGAATCAACCCCCTGAAGTCTCCCACGATGCGCCAGGTCCAGTCTCCCATGATGGGGTCTCCCTCGGGGAACCTCAAGTCTCCTCAGACAccctcccagctggcaggaatGCTTGCGGGCCCCACTGCCGCAGCTGCCGCTGCTTCCATTAAGTCCCCCCCTGTCTTGgggtctgctgctgcttctcctgtccACCTCAAGTCTCCGTCTCTCCCTGCACCTTCTCCCGGATGGACCTCATCTCCAAAGCCTCCTTTGCAGAGCCCCGGGATTCCCCCAAACCACAAGGCATCTCTCACCATGTCTTCCCCAGCCATGCTGGGGAACGTGGAGTCGG TTAGCCAGTCTGCTCCTGTGACTCTCCCTGGAAATCTTCCCTCTAGCAGTCCTTACACAATGCCCCCGGAGCCGACCCTCTCCCAGAATCCCCTTTCCATTATGATGTCCAGGATGTCCAAATTTGCCATGCCCAGCTCTACACCGCTCTATCACGATGCCATCAAAACTGTGGCCAGCTCGGATGATGACTCCCCTCCAGCACGCTCCCCAAACTTACCACCTATGAACAGCGTACCAG GAATGGGCATTAATTCTCAGAATCCTCGAATTTCAGGTCCAAACCCAGTGGGTCCAATGCCAACCCTTAGCCCAATGGGAATGACCCAGCCTCTTTCCCATAACAACCAGATGCCCTCTCCAAATGCTATGGGACCCAATATACCTCCTCATGGGGTTCCCGTGGGACCCGGCCTGATGTCACACAACCCAATGATGGGGCACGGTTCCCAGGAGTCTCCAATGGTACCTCAAGGACgcctgggcttcccacaggggTTCCCTCCTGTACAGTCCCCTCCGCAGCAGGTGCCATTTCCACACAACGGGCCCAGCGGTGGACAAGGCAACTTCCCAGCAGGAATGGGCTTCCACGGAGAAGGACCTCTGGGGCGTCCTACCAACCTGCCCCAAAGTTCGACAGATCCAGCACTTTGCAAGACTGGAGGCCCTGGCGGTCCAGACTCCTTCACTGTTCTTGGAAACAATATGCCTTCGGTTTTCACTGatccagagctgcaggaggtgatCCGTCCTGGAGCCACGGGAATACCCGAGTTTGACCTGTCCAGGATTATCCCGTCGGAGAAGCCTAGCCAGACACTACAGTATTTCCCTCGTGGGGAGGTGCCCGGCCGCAAGCAGCCGCAGGGTCCTGGGCCTGGGTTCTCCCACATGCAGGGGATGATAGGAGAGCAGACCCCGAGGATGGGACTAACATTGCCTGGCATGGGGGGCCCCGGGCCAGTGGGAACTCCAGATATCCCTCTTGGGACGGCTCCATCCATGCCAGGTCATAACCCGATGAGGCCgcctgccttcctgcagcaAGGCATGATGGGGCCGCACCACCGCATGATGTCACCAGCACAGACGGCGATGCCTGGCCAGCCCGCGCTAATGAGTAACCCTGTGGCCGCGGTGGGCATGATCCCAGGCAAGGACCGAGCCCCCGCAGGGCTGTACAGCCACCCGGGCCCTGTAGGGTCGCCTGGTATGATGATGTCAATGCAGGGCATGATGGGACCCCAACAAAACATCATGATTCCCCCCCAAATGAGGCCCCGAGGTATGGCTGCTGACGTTGGCATGGGAGGATTTAGCCAAGGCCCTGGAAACCCAGGGAACATGATGTTTTAA